Within the Chloroflexota bacterium genome, the region AAGTTGACCTGAGCCGCTTTCTGAATAAGCAGGAATGAACCACGGAGACACAAAGGACACGAAGTTTTCTCTGTGGTGGAACTCAAGGTAATATATGCGACTGACAAACGAAGAACAAACCATGCTCGATGGCGCACAGGGACGCGCCACGCAAAAAGCGATGGAAATTTTGACCATGCTGGGGCGGATTTACGCCGCCGAGCGCCTGATCCCGGTAACATCGGTACAGATTGCAGGGGTCAGTTACGCTAATTTGGGCGAGGCCGGGCTGGCATTTCTCGATGAGATGGCAAATGGAAACGGGCGCGCCCGCGTGCTGACCACACTTAACCCCGCCGGGATGGATATGGAAAACTGGCAGAATTTGGGCATCAGCGCTGAATTTGCCGAAAACCAGGTGCGTGTGCTGGATGCTTTTGCTCGCATGAATGTCATTACCACGGCGACCTGCACGCCTTATCTGATTGGGAATACGCCCCATTTTGGCGAGCATATCGCTTGGGCAGAGAGCAGTGCGGTGTGCTATGCCAACTCGGTGTTAGGCGCGCGCTCCAACCGCGAAGGCGGCCCCAGCGCCCTGGCGGCATCACTCACCGGCCTGACCCCGGAATATGGCTACCACCTCGATGCAGATCGGCAGCCAACCCTGACGGTGAATGTCGAGGGCTTGCAGGATGAGAATACGGATTTCGGGGCGTTGGGAAAGGTGTTAGGCGAAAGGCTGGAGCGTATCTCCGGGCGACGCGTGCCCTATTTGCGCGGGGTCGAATCGGCCTCGGTGGAGAATCTCAAATCATTCTGCGCCAGCGTGGCGACTTATGGGGGCGTGGCCCTCTGCCATATTCAGGGGATCACCCCCGAGGCAGGTCAGCTGCTCCCGCCCGATGAGCAGATCACCATCACCGCAGCAGAAATCCACCTCGCTAGAGAATCCATGATCGATGCCGCATCCGACGAAATTGATTTTGTCAGTTTGGGTTGTCCGCATCTATCGATCAAGGAAATTGCTCGCATCGCCGAATTGCTGGCCGGGAAAACCGTGACCAAAGAGTTCTGGATTACTACCGCCCGTCCGACCAAAGAGATCGCCGACCGGATGGGCTATACGGCGGTGATCGAGGCTGCAGGCGCTAAATTTGCTGCCGATACCTGTTGCGTGGTCGCGCCGATTAAAGGGCGCTTCAACGCGCTGGCAACCGACAGCGCTAAAGCATGTTATTATGCTTATTCCAAAAACAAATTTAAAACTGCACTCATGCCTTTTGATGATGTGGTTCAGATCGCGCTGCAAGACTAGAACTCGCAATTTCAGTGTAACAAGCGTATCATTTGATAGTTTACATAACGGAATGCTCTTATCAGAAGTGTAAGCATTCGTGTCAGCGTGATCCGCTACAATACACTTGTTTCAGGAGATGAGTTATGGCTGTTCCCTATGGTCCGCTTTTGGTAGTCGAAGACACGTTGCATGTTTTAGATTTACTGGCTGTGACTTTGCGTTTTAAAGGATATCCGGTTGTGACCGCCAAGAATGGGGAAGAAGCGCTTGAGCGCATAGCCGAAGAACGCCCGGCGTTGATTATCACCGATATTCTCATGCCGCGCATGGATGGGTTTGCCCTGATGTATGCTTTGCGGAAGAACCCAAAAACACATCAAATTCCGGTGATTTTTCTTTCGGCGACCTATGTCACGCCCGAAGATCGGGAATTTGCGCTCAAATTGGGAGCGGTGCGTTTTTTGGTAAAACCGGTGGACACCGCTGAGTTTTTGCTCACAATTGCTGAGATACTCACCGATGGCGCGCCAGTGCTGCCTCCGCTGATGAGCAAAGAAGAGTTTTATCGTGGTTATCGCAAGCGGTTGGAAGAAAAACTGAGCGAGAAAACCAATCAGATCGCGCGTACGGAGCGTTTGCTGCAAACGTTACCCGCAGAGCAAAAGCCAGCTTTTGAAGCCTTGCTCACAGAAGCCAGCGCACAAAAACAGGAAATTCAAGATGAACTGGATCAACTCTATAAAATCCTTTCTGAAGAAAACACCAGCGAATAACTGAACACTGAGAAACCCATAAAGTAAGGGGTGTGCGGGATAATTTACTCCTGTACGCCCCTATTTTTTTGAAAAAATATACTGGGAAATGACTGATGCAACCTACACTGAACGACCTGATTGAAATGGCGCGCATGGCTGGTGAAATTGTCCGCCAGGGGTATGGTAAACAACACGATGTGCAACTCAAAGGCGAGATTGATCTCGTTACTGAAATTGACCGCCGCTCAGAAGAATTCTTGCTCGGTGCGCTAGACGAGCGTTTTCCAGGGCAGCATGTGATCGCCGAAGAGAGCGGCCTGCGCGCTGGTGTGGGCCAGCAGCGTTGGATTGTGGATCCGTTGGATGGCACGGTCAATTATGCGCACGGTATTCCCTTCTTTTCGGTTTCAATTGCTTTTGCGGTGGGGGATGTACTTACCCTGGGGGTGGTTTACGACCCAATGCGGGATGAGTGTTTCAGCGCGGCGCGCGGGCAAGGAGCCTGGCTCAACGGGACTCCTTTGAAGGTGACGGCTGTCCCCGAACTGGGTCAAAGCCTCCTGGTGACGGGTTTCTACTACGATTCGTGGCGCAACCCGGAGAATAATCTCGATAATTTCGCCAGACTAACGTTGCGAACCCAAGGTGTGCGGCGTTTAGGTTCGGCAGCCCTGGATTTATGTTATCTTGCTGCGGGGCGTTTCGATGGTTATTGGGAATTGCGCCTGGGGGCCTGGGATATGGCGGCTGGGGTAATGATTGCGCAGGAAGCAGGGGCATTGGTCACCAGTGCGCGTGGCGAGCCAGATTATTTTAAACCCCCCTATTCGGTTTTGGCGGCTAATCCAGTGTTGCACGCCAAAATTCTGGCTGTATTACAGGGGCAAGATTAACTCAATAATTTCTCAAGAATTTCCGGCAAGACTCGCGACGTCAAATCCAAACTCAGGGGGGTTACGGAAACTTGGTGGCGGGTGAAGAGCGCGTGAACATCCGAATCGGCTGATGCATCCCCCCAACTTTCGTTGATACGGTAGCCCATTACTGTGGGTTGGTTCCAGGATGTGCGCTCTGGCTTTTCGGCGTGGTAATATCGCACCCGTGAGA harbors:
- a CDS encoding inositol monophosphatase translates to MQPTLNDLIEMARMAGEIVRQGYGKQHDVQLKGEIDLVTEIDRRSEEFLLGALDERFPGQHVIAEESGLRAGVGQQRWIVDPLDGTVNYAHGIPFFSVSIAFAVGDVLTLGVVYDPMRDECFSAARGQGAWLNGTPLKVTAVPELGQSLLVTGFYYDSWRNPENNLDNFARLTLRTQGVRRLGSAALDLCYLAAGRFDGYWELRLGAWDMAAGVMIAQEAGALVTSARGEPDYFKPPYSVLAANPVLHAKILAVLQGQD
- a CDS encoding response regulator gives rise to the protein MAVPYGPLLVVEDTLHVLDLLAVTLRFKGYPVVTAKNGEEALERIAEERPALIITDILMPRMDGFALMYALRKNPKTHQIPVIFLSATYVTPEDREFALKLGAVRFLVKPVDTAEFLLTIAEILTDGAPVLPPLMSKEEFYRGYRKRLEEKLSEKTNQIARTERLLQTLPAEQKPAFEALLTEASAQKQEIQDELDQLYKILSEENTSE
- a CDS encoding DUF521 domain-containing protein; protein product: MRLTNEEQTMLDGAQGRATQKAMEILTMLGRIYAAERLIPVTSVQIAGVSYANLGEAGLAFLDEMANGNGRARVLTTLNPAGMDMENWQNLGISAEFAENQVRVLDAFARMNVITTATCTPYLIGNTPHFGEHIAWAESSAVCYANSVLGARSNREGGPSALAASLTGLTPEYGYHLDADRQPTLTVNVEGLQDENTDFGALGKVLGERLERISGRRVPYLRGVESASVENLKSFCASVATYGGVALCHIQGITPEAGQLLPPDEQITITAAEIHLARESMIDAASDEIDFVSLGCPHLSIKEIARIAELLAGKTVTKEFWITTARPTKEIADRMGYTAVIEAAGAKFAADTCCVVAPIKGRFNALATDSAKACYYAYSKNKFKTALMPFDDVVQIALQD